gtTGTTTTACTCTCAATATAAGTATATCAATGTCACTTTAGCCATAAATAATATGCTGTTATATATAATAGTTGTTTGATTTTAACTAATAGTATAATCGTAATATgaatatttgtaatttttttaggccaaaatatcaaaaataaaagccaaatatttcacgAAAGTTTAacaaaagtccaaacctttcaattttatccaatttatcataaaatgcatgattttgttttaataatgtctaactatgtaattttacttatgtggaATCTACGTGGCGCTGATGTAGCATGGCACACGTCagcgccacataagtaaaattgtgtagttggacataattgaaacgaaatcaagcgtttcaagacaaatttgataaaattgcaaggtttgtatttttgtgaaattttataaaaggttggcattttttgattatttggctattatttttaaaatataaacaggTGTAAAAATAGCCAAAGATCATCAtttgcaaaatatttttatatttcttttatttttttattgtttatattaaCACCACTTtatcatatcttataatatttaatatttatggataaagataaaagtttaaaatcaaaagCTTGTTTTATCATTGTTGtcttaaaaaattacatatatggattttttatttttactttatagaatatgtattttaaaatgaaaaatttagataaaattatttttttggaaaAGAGGCAAATATGCCTCTAAAGtctaataaaagataaataaaccTCTAACGTCTTTAAAAAGAGGATATAAGTTCTCCTAACAGCGTATGCATGATGTGTAAAATTTGTGACATGACAAATTTGAATCTTACATGACATTCCTATATTCACGAATTGCATTTGTTTTATCTCTTTTTATAATGAAAAAGACgtacatatttaaaattaaaaactccAAAATCTCAAATCTAAATCAATCAACAACCCCAATTTAAAcgatttcaattttattttcacgttataaattagggtttttgatTGAGTTAAATTTAATAAGATTCACATTTGCCATATTAGCAAAATTTACACACCGTGCGCACACTGCTAATATACCGTTTAGGAGAAAATgcatttttgtacctttttaAAGACACCAAAAgcttatttgtaattttttaaagacattaggaatttatttatttcttttcagaAAATAAGGACATATTTGGCTCTACCCTCAAACGTTAGGGCATATTTGCTCCCTTTCTCTTATTATTTTCTATACATAATAAAGTGCACATATACAGTTTAAAAAATGTATACTTATAGGAGAAAATTTCaagaaattcaaaattaaaatttctagaattttttaattttttaattttttaaagtcatcatattgtatttttttatagataatgaataaaataaaataaaataaaataaaagtgataaTAATAGAACTTGTTTTAAAtactatttaattatattatagcaatgaaatatatttattttaatagtaaattataagatgttattattaaacaaattgatTTTCCTAAAATAACTAAATCATGAAAAAAAAGGTAAGGATTGAAATGTAACTCATGATAAATATAAggaccaaaaaaattatatcgcTATCTTATCTTGACATATTAAGCTAGCCTTACTTCAAACCAGAGAATCTTATGGAATAAGACACGTGTTTTGCTTAATGGGACAATAATTATTGTTTGTTGTGTTTTGTTGACTTTTTTATCCAAGCCACGACATCCAAATAAAAACGGCACCAAGTGGAATAATATAGTTATTGTCGTTTACCATTTGCGtagttttgatttgaaaatcATGTATAGTATAATTACCATTTACTACTCCAACTCATTAATATTACCTAACTTTTACTtaggctgaatacatagtttgacccctgaacttgtacccttttacccatctaacctctaaacttaacgtctctcctatcgaacctctgaacttgttaaataatccgatttgacccctgaacttgataaaaacgtaaacattgaacccctccgtacacaatttcttctagaatgtttcaagtgacaggtggcacagaggggttcaatatttacgtatttatcaagtttagggattaaatcggattatttaacaagttcagaggttcgataggtgagacgttaagtttagaggttagatgggtaaaagtgtacaagttcaggggtcaaactatgtattaagcccttTTACTTATTCACACTTTATTTTCTTTCGTCATCGCCCACCTAACTCCTCATCTCTCTTTAATTTAATGCCTTCTTTTTCACCCATTTCCCTATTTTCAttttcactattttttttttcgataatTAGGGAGGGAGGTGTGAGACTCGAACACGGAACTTCTTATCAAAATGTCTGTAGCTATTATTACTGCAAGGGCACTGGCTCATTTTCACTTAATTAAGCAAACCATTCGCTAATTCCAATTAACTGATTTATTGtgctttaatttgatttttttaattagtttagtcAATTTGATTCTGTTAATATTCAATTCCATTATGGTTGGTTAGCGTTTTAGATTAACAAAGttgatcaaatattttatatttattttaaatttttgacagaatatatttattttaaattaactaaactaatattaacataaatatttcatatttacttcataaaaagattatatatatatatatatatatatcaattttataaaattgaaaatcaaacaaaaccatttttaaattatttgtgaTAAATATAATGAGATGACTATTTTCAATTTGCTCTGCTTTAATTTTTTCACTGGGTTCTATTTTATGTATGGAAAAACGTGAGAGTGGCGCCTACAACTAGGGCTGTGCGTTCGGTtagttcggtcggttcggtcaccaAACCGAACAAACCGAACACCgaaatttgttaaaaattacAAACCGAACCGGACCGAATTCTAATTTTGGTTtacaccaaaccgaaccgaaaagttcggtttggttcggttcggttcagtgAAAAACCGAAGTTTTttactttctttattttttaatttttttatcataaaataaattctaatattaaataataagtgtctaataaatatttttatatagttattagcataattatatgttatacgaagtttattaacttatatatcaactataattaaaatattaaaccaaaaaaatataaatttatatatattaatatatatatttttatttttttattaattgttcggtttttcggttttttcggtttttaaaatgctcaaaccgaaccgaaaaacgaACACCAAACTTTTACCTAATTacaaactgaaccgaaccatAGTCACCAAATaattggttcggtttttgcacagcCCTACCTACAACggaagtttaatattttataacgcTTATACCCTTTATAAATTGTACACTAATTTTCCGTGTTCGTCTTCTACAgactaaaaaccctaatttaatgGGCATGTAATTGGGGTTAATGACATGTTTatctcaaaaattaataaaatttctcatattagcccgtgtttaattttttttctcaaattgtgCTTTctagaccgcggaacacttaaGCGGTTTGGagtaaaccgcggaagtgttccgcggtctgcaGACGTGGCTCCATCTGGACGCAGATGGAGCCACGTCAgtgtaaaccgcggaacacttccgcggtttacagaggGAATTAATTCCCTGGCTGAGTAGTTGGCAGtcagggaatttattccctgaCCGAGTGGTTGTAGACCGCGGAAAATTTCCGCGGTCTACACCACTATATAAGGGGGAAATCATTCCCCCTTATTCACACTcacacaaaaaaaaagtttagagAGAGGTTAGAGAGAGGTTAGAGGGAGTTAGAGAGATAAATTTTGAAGCCTTTTCGGGATATTAATTTATTGTGAAGAAAATTTTACAGAGTCTATTTTCGGAAAGGGATATTATTTTTCGTGGCGGATATTATTTTTTGGCacggaatattattttttggcgtagaatattaatttttggcGGAATTATCGGGtgagttttttaaatttatgttatttttaattattgaatgtagttagatttaaatgatgtttgaaatgtaattagattaaaatagtgtttgaaatgtagttagttaaataaatatagttagatttagttaatttttataaaaatatatattataaaataaattagattaatgtgtaaataaaattagaataatgtgtataaaatttatataaatgtaaaatagagtaaattaaaattagaaaatcgaatatatgagtaaattaaaattagaaaatcgaCACTCGCTGCCTGACATCCGTGTTCGGCTTGACACATCTCGCTACGAAGATGTAAGAAATTATGTTTCGGTTTTATTATCTCGTATGTTAAATAGCTCATTGTGGGAATGTTTTAATACTAAATGTCTTGTATTTTATACATGCAGTTTATCTGGCAGCCGTACACTGATGATATGCTGGACACTATCCCAGCGTATTGTTTAGATGGGCGCGCTTTTTGGCGGGCCACGGTTCcacttatttattttcatattgtgGAGTGGCACCAGGCAGACAGAGTTCTGCAGCAGTTCGGATTGCAGCAGGGTATTCCAGACGCCCCACTTCAGGACCACTCACTACACTCCCTTACCCTGAAGAGCAGCTCATCTTGGATCCAGACACACTCTCACTACATTCGTGTGTGGGACGACCGGCTCCGGTTTGTAATTTCAGGACAGCCCCTCCAGGACCCACCTCATTATCATTCCGagtatatggattggtttcggtaTGTCACGCGTCGCTGGATCACACGACAGGGCGCTGAGCTCGGAGCAcaggtatttttttaaattatatgtttttcaattaattaatcaataaattgtgggttaattttctattttttttaacgtattatatctttatttgcAGGCCGATTTTGTGGAGCGTGTACGTAGGGATGCTCCTGTTGACACTGAGCTTCGGCGGTTCGCAGCCAGCACACAGAGAGGCACTAGAGAGAACCGCCGTGATGTTACATCGCCCCCTATCGAGCCTTCTATACCGCCGCATCGACTACCAGTCATACCTGACGCGCCGATAGATCCGACTACACTGCGACATCGACGGCGACAGCGGCGTCACCCCCCTGCACCACCTCAGCGTCCGACTGATCCTATGCCTCCCCCAGTGGTTTTTCATCCTTTCAGAGGGCATTACTATTACGCGGGGTCCAGCTCTGCACCGCCACCCTTTTCATCGggtcctccttcttcttctggCCAGTTTTACGGGGATTCGGCACATCACTATTTTCAGGGGTCGTGTTCATATCCAGTGCCACCAGGACCTTCTTCGCCTTTTGTTCCTCCGCCGCCTGCTTATGTACCACCTACGGTGCCTCCTTTTCAGGTGCAGTGGGATCAGCCTACACAGGGTACACATGACTTTCCAGCTTCACAGGGACTTCCACAGACACCTGGGACTACAGACTTTCTGTCATATGGTAGCAGTTGGTTAGGTCTAGACAGCATGGAGGCGATGATGTTCCGCCAACAAGAAGAATTTGTTACCCCGCCACCAGCAACGACGAGTACGGCCATTCCCTAGGACCAGCAGGGTGACGACGGAGCCGACGACGAGGACGCCGATGCAGGAGAGGGTGATGGTGATGGTCGCCCAGGTCGACGTTACCTCACCATCAGTACAGGCCGTCGGGCAAACCGTAACAGAAACAACTTGCGCTCGAACCTCCCGGTCACTAGTAGATATGACGATAGGACTCCTAGGTGATTTCTTTTTTGTACTTTGTACATTATTATATGATGTagtaatcttttttaatttgtaatttttagtttattaaatatgttattgttatgaagtataaattatatttgaatatttgttaatataattattttttagtattttataaatttatttttgtagaatgttataaaaactaactaattcaaactttttaaatttaaaaaaattcaacaattaaaacgtaattttttttaatatttttttttttcatttttagataaatattttatttatttaatttttttttaaatgattacatTAAAATGATTGGGAGAATTTTTCTCCCAATCAGTGCAGTCAGGGAATTAAATTCCCTGACTGCACAAAGTAAACCGCGTAACAGTTACGCGGTTTGCCACGTTGgaaaagcaaaccgcgtaactgTTACGCGGTTTACTTTTCCTATGTGGCTCCTCCAGCGAGGAGCCACGTAGGacagaccgcggaactgttccgcggtttacacaaaccgcggaacagttccgcgaTCTGGAAGACATAAAATGGGAATTACGAGTTTTTGGGTgataattttagaaataattaacaaaaaccaAATTTTATGGTCATTAACCCATGTAATTGTTATTCGGCAAAGGACTGCTTGGTCAAATATTACATCACAGTGTACTTCTTCGGCAAGGGACAGTGCACTCTGCAGTACTTCAACAAGTTTGTTCTTCCACCTTCCAGCCATTTGCCGACACCTGGTGTTGTTAGATTGGTTTTATATACATGCAGCTAGTTTCTTTAATGTAAGTTAAATGCTTAATAATTTCTCATACCAAAGCTTCATACTTCAACTAATAACCATAGCAAAGTCATGGTCAACTGAAGATGACGAATTCAGTAAACTTCAAGTCATTGAGTAATTGACGATTTAACCATCTCAAGTTACATCGAGTCCTAAACACGGTTCGTGAATCGACgattttaatgtaaaattttatCGGTATTTAATTTCACCATTGATGAAAATCTGTCCAAAACTAATCCTTAAATTACATAAGAaatcatatatacacacacacgcTAGATcgataactttttaaaaaaaatgataaaagatGGAAACCGTTGGTTCGAAACCTAAACCAGCAGTTATTCAGTTTCGATTTTAGCtcaactttttatttatcaGATTCAGAAAGAGTTTTGATATAGCAAGAGTTTTAAGCAGGCCATTTTTCAGACTGGTTCTAAAACGGAAACCGGATTGAGGCCACTACTAGACAAGGAATGGTCACCtcgtaaataaaaatttattgtttatatcTTATAAATGGGCATTCTCTtttggaaaatattttataacccacttaataatttgataataaaaaatttaaaagcttTTGCACTTTAAAAATCACCCACATATGCatttgatttttcaaatttaacaattaaagcaCGCATAAAATCAACAAGTAAAAGTGTATGTACCTTTTTGTAGATTTACAAcagtataaaaatcaaaaaagatgTGAAAACTTGAGCTTATGGGGCGGGTAAGGATTTTGCTA
This region of Mercurialis annua linkage group LG1-X, ddMerAnnu1.2, whole genome shotgun sequence genomic DNA includes:
- the LOC126683276 gene encoding COPII coat assembly protein sec16-like, whose protein sequence is MSKLKLENRHSLPDIRVRLDTSRYEDFIWQPYTDDMLDTIPAYCLDGRAFWRATVPLIYFHIVEWHQADRVLQQFGLQQGIPDAPLQDHSLHSLTLKSSSSWIQTHSHYIRVWDDRLRFVISGQPLQDPPHYHSEYMDWFRYVTRRWITRQGAELGAQADFVERVRRDAPVDTELRRFAASTQRGTRENRRDVTSPPIEPSIPPHRLPVIPDAPIDPTTLRHRRRQRRHPPAPPQRPTDPMPPPVVFHPFRGHYYYAGSSSAPPPFSSGPPSSSGQFYGDSAHHYFQGSCSYPVPPGPSSPFVPPPPAYVPPTVPPFQVQWDQPTQGTHDFPASQGLPQTPGTTDFLSYGSSWLGLDSMEAMMFRQQEEFVTPPPATTSTAIP